A single region of the Solwaraspora sp. WMMD406 genome encodes:
- a CDS encoding ABC transporter ATP-binding protein, giving the protein MSTTPVIDVQRLNVSYGDFHAVKDLSLQIRKGELYALLGTNGAGKTSALETVEGHRTATSGVVRVFGQSPRDRAAVRPRMGIMLQESGFSPDLTVRETVRLIGRLSQRVDHVDRVLGMVDLTRKSGTLVAQLSGGEKRRLDFATAAYGAPELIFLDEPTTGLDIQSRDGLWDVIDRLREDGSTVVLTTHYLEEAQQRADRIGLMHQGTLRREGTVAELTRSLPAVISFSLPAASAPALPLPAEPGDGGTVRIETLDLQRDLHILLRWAQEHTVELRGLEAGPTRLDDVFRTIGTE; this is encoded by the coding sequence ATGTCCACGACACCAGTCATCGACGTCCAACGCCTCAACGTCTCCTACGGTGATTTCCACGCCGTCAAGGACCTTTCCCTCCAGATACGCAAGGGTGAGCTCTACGCCCTGCTCGGTACGAACGGAGCCGGCAAGACCTCGGCGCTGGAAACCGTCGAAGGCCACCGTACGGCGACCTCGGGGGTCGTGCGGGTCTTCGGGCAGAGCCCCCGTGACCGGGCGGCCGTGCGACCACGGATGGGCATCATGCTGCAGGAGAGCGGGTTCTCCCCGGATCTCACCGTGCGGGAGACGGTCCGGCTGATCGGCAGACTCAGCCAGCGGGTCGACCACGTCGACCGGGTGCTCGGCATGGTCGACCTCACCCGCAAGTCCGGCACCCTGGTCGCCCAGCTCTCCGGCGGGGAGAAACGGCGATTGGATTTCGCCACCGCCGCGTACGGTGCCCCGGAGTTGATCTTCCTGGACGAGCCGACCACCGGCCTGGACATCCAGTCCCGCGACGGTCTGTGGGACGTCATCGACAGGCTGCGCGAGGACGGCTCGACCGTCGTGCTCACCACGCACTACCTGGAAGAAGCCCAGCAGCGCGCCGACCGGATCGGTCTGATGCACCAGGGCACGCTGCGCCGGGAGGGAACCGTCGCGGAACTGACCCGGTCCCTGCCGGCCGTGATCAGCTTCTCGCTGCCGGCGGCATCCGCCCCGGCGCTGCCGCTGCCGGCCGAACCGGGCGACGGCGGCACGGTACGCATCGAGACCCTCGACCTGCAGCGGGATCTGCACATCCTGCTGCGCTGGGCGCAGGAGCACACCGTGGAGTTGCGTGGCCTCGAAGCCGGGCCGACCCGACTCGACGACGTGTTTCGCACCATCGGCACCGAATGA
- a CDS encoding ABC transporter permease produces MHSIAVSELTQILRNRLVLVTSFVMPVVVSGFFVYRHDAFATLGSLGYIAGVVVFTVGAFGLYATTVTTLASRRQNLFLKRLRSTTASDTTILAGLLTPATVIALVQVTAILTVLGVVAGQPANVPLLAAAVVATLIMLIGLGLATAGLTNSPEHAQVTTLPVSLGVIAVTSWVGITGTEDFTLLKRLLPGGAATELVVDAWNGGVAVTDSLVLLAPTLGWVVVALVLAARLFAWEPRR; encoded by the coding sequence ATGCACTCCATCGCTGTCAGTGAACTGACCCAGATCCTCCGGAACCGGCTCGTGCTGGTCACGAGTTTCGTCATGCCCGTGGTGGTCAGCGGGTTCTTCGTCTACCGGCACGACGCCTTCGCGACGCTGGGCAGCCTCGGCTACATCGCGGGGGTGGTGGTGTTCACCGTGGGCGCGTTCGGGTTGTACGCCACCACGGTGACCACGCTCGCCTCCCGCCGGCAGAACCTCTTCCTCAAACGGCTGCGTTCCACCACGGCGAGCGACACCACGATCCTCGCCGGCCTGCTCACCCCGGCGACCGTCATCGCCCTGGTCCAGGTCACCGCGATCCTGACCGTACTCGGGGTGGTGGCCGGCCAGCCGGCGAACGTGCCGCTGCTCGCGGCGGCGGTCGTCGCGACGCTGATCATGTTGATCGGCCTGGGGTTGGCCACCGCCGGGCTGACGAACTCACCCGAGCACGCCCAGGTGACGACCCTGCCGGTCAGCCTCGGGGTGATCGCCGTGACGAGCTGGGTGGGAATCACCGGCACCGAGGATTTCACCCTGCTCAAGCGCCTACTTCCCGGCGGCGCGGCCACCGAACTGGTCGTCGACGCCTGGAACGGCGGCGTCGCCGTGACGGACTCGCTGGTCCTGCTGGCCCCCACCCTGGGCTGGGTCGTCGTCGCCCTCGTGCTGGCCGCCCGACTCTTCGCGTGGGAACCGCGCCGCTGA
- a CDS encoding histidine kinase, whose protein sequence is MPEHTEPTRRRLRKLNLVMLVPPLAVGGAAVVVADSRTWWDAVILASSVIGALVAFERWTARDLTRFAPFCVIVTAAVWPLGVLVIDSPRASYGLALAGSLVVPHLKRYRAAAAVGLVGYVAVVGATRLLVSSEDVSDVLLQYVVLPAGAVAVITGLMFPNKRFYDVVEELQESRRREAELAVFRERVRFASDLHDIQGHTLHVVKLKIALTRKLVRSDPDRVDNELREIYSLVSDTIKQTKELAYAQRRLNLSAELENAKNLFEAAGIRVRVDREAEVDTRADELLGQVLRETTTNILRHAQATQVKITVSGSGISVVNDGAPPSPLPELRGLATLRERVADSAGELTVEQTDGRFLTAATFPRPSSGAGAGPSAESRVEDR, encoded by the coding sequence ATGCCCGAGCACACCGAGCCCACGCGGCGGCGGCTACGCAAGCTCAACCTCGTCATGCTGGTCCCGCCGCTCGCGGTCGGCGGGGCTGCCGTGGTGGTGGCCGACTCCCGCACCTGGTGGGACGCGGTCATCCTGGCCTCGAGCGTGATCGGGGCGCTGGTGGCCTTCGAACGGTGGACTGCACGTGACTTGACCCGGTTCGCCCCGTTCTGTGTGATCGTCACCGCCGCCGTCTGGCCCCTCGGCGTACTGGTGATCGACAGCCCGAGAGCGTCGTACGGCCTGGCCCTCGCCGGCTCCCTCGTCGTCCCCCACCTGAAGCGGTACCGGGCCGCGGCGGCCGTGGGTCTCGTCGGCTACGTCGCCGTGGTGGGCGCCACACGGCTGCTGGTGTCGTCCGAGGACGTCTCCGATGTCCTCCTGCAGTACGTCGTCCTTCCCGCCGGTGCGGTCGCGGTGATCACCGGCCTGATGTTCCCGAACAAGCGGTTCTACGACGTCGTCGAGGAGTTGCAGGAGTCCCGCAGACGGGAAGCGGAGCTGGCCGTCTTCCGGGAACGGGTCCGGTTCGCCAGCGACCTACACGACATCCAGGGCCACACCTTGCACGTGGTGAAGCTCAAGATCGCGCTAACCCGCAAACTGGTCCGCAGCGACCCCGACCGGGTCGACAACGAACTGCGGGAGATCTACTCCCTGGTCAGCGACACGATCAAGCAGACCAAGGAGCTCGCCTACGCGCAGCGGCGGCTCAACCTCTCCGCCGAGTTGGAAAACGCCAAGAACCTCTTCGAAGCCGCCGGCATCCGGGTCCGCGTGGACCGCGAGGCCGAGGTCGACACCCGTGCGGACGAACTGCTCGGCCAGGTGCTGCGCGAGACGACGACCAACATCCTGCGGCACGCGCAGGCCACCCAGGTGAAAATCACTGTGTCCGGCTCGGGAATCAGCGTGGTCAACGACGGCGCGCCACCGAGTCCGCTGCCCGAGCTTCGCGGCCTGGCAACGCTGCGAGAACGGGTGGCCGACAGCGCCGGTGAGCTCACCGTGGAGCAGACCGACGGGCGCTTCCTGACCGCAGCGACCTTCCCGCGCCCGAGCTCTGGCGCCGGTGCCGGCCCCAGTGCCGAATCCCGTGTGGAGGACCGATGA
- a CDS encoding SpoIIE family protein phosphatase translates to MTTVARPARTHRPGRIWRTLAPLWIALTVGAAYAIGSGCAWLLFHASAVGAVFFPPAGVTLGALILVRRRHWVWVLGAAGTVEFGINLWQGLDPMAAAGFVLTNVAEPLVGATLLRHFRPDRIDLTRYRDAVAFLGCAVGAGPLFGAVIGASTSVLSMEAGWWAAFGRFWAGDGLAVLTLGAALVGLDSARGRFRLGRALRGVAALGTTAALTVVGFWPREVPLAYLPVPVLLAVGFRGRVATVGASGFVMAFFANLLSAAGRGPWSGLASQPRLEAATLQVYLAVVVLGAWALSVAVAQRDRAQAESRREVAARRRLQALQDVTAGLATAATSDQVVRVLVEQGVSLVADHGAVALTDGGGRRLRTWTTDAVPEKVADRFAELPLDAGGRVPIVDAVRTARPIRLPSLAALTARYPELAATQAEPGIRSLLVLPIRAGDRCLGALAFAFHHDDAISPEVASIAQTLAELAGQAVERAQLYEAEHAAAHELQRSLLPDISDDLPGVTAGVCYQPAERGRDVGGDWYDVFELPGNRVAIAVGDVVGHGLSAAITMGRLQQTLRSVARTGAAPVEVLEALDTACGTIAGADYTTVGYAEYSPTDRLLTYACAGHPPPLLVADGVATYLTGARSLPLRLVPWTRRQAQLRVPDGALLVWYSDGLIERRDQVIDTGLGRLSTIAAGLPGDEPQQWCDRLLTDMTAGQAITDDIVVVCVRLGGLPTDGEQATVLRATLSSPADLAATRQALRRWSAGHEMSADQTDALLATCNEALINALEHAYHGRPAGPVALQVVLLDRQQVRVEVTDRGAWRGHSYGDGDRGRGLDLINRLSRRAVLDLSEAGTRVTITLPGR, encoded by the coding sequence GTGACAACAGTGGCCCGCCCGGCGCGGACGCACCGGCCCGGCCGGATCTGGCGAACGTTGGCCCCGCTGTGGATCGCGCTCACCGTCGGGGCCGCGTACGCGATCGGTTCCGGCTGCGCCTGGCTGCTGTTCCACGCCTCGGCGGTCGGGGCGGTCTTCTTCCCACCCGCCGGGGTGACGCTCGGCGCGCTGATCCTGGTCCGGCGCAGGCACTGGGTCTGGGTGCTGGGCGCGGCCGGCACGGTCGAATTCGGGATTAACCTCTGGCAAGGGCTCGACCCGATGGCCGCCGCCGGATTCGTGCTGACCAACGTCGCCGAACCGTTGGTCGGCGCCACCCTGCTGCGGCACTTCCGGCCAGACCGGATCGATCTGACCCGCTACCGCGACGCGGTCGCGTTCCTCGGCTGCGCGGTCGGCGCGGGACCGCTGTTCGGCGCGGTGATCGGCGCCTCGACCAGCGTGCTGTCGATGGAGGCCGGCTGGTGGGCGGCGTTCGGACGGTTCTGGGCCGGCGACGGTCTGGCCGTGCTGACGCTCGGCGCGGCGCTGGTCGGCCTCGACTCGGCACGCGGCCGGTTCCGGCTCGGCCGAGCCCTGCGTGGGGTGGCCGCGCTGGGCACCACCGCCGCGCTGACCGTCGTCGGGTTCTGGCCCCGGGAGGTTCCGCTGGCCTACCTGCCGGTGCCGGTGCTGCTCGCGGTCGGGTTCCGCGGGCGGGTGGCGACCGTCGGCGCCTCCGGCTTCGTGATGGCCTTCTTCGCCAACCTGCTCAGCGCCGCCGGCCGTGGACCGTGGTCCGGGCTGGCCAGCCAGCCCCGGCTGGAGGCGGCCACCCTGCAGGTCTATCTGGCCGTCGTGGTGCTCGGCGCGTGGGCACTGTCGGTCGCGGTCGCGCAACGCGACCGGGCGCAGGCCGAGTCCCGCCGGGAGGTGGCCGCCCGCCGACGACTGCAGGCGCTGCAGGACGTGACCGCCGGGCTGGCCACCGCCGCCACCTCCGATCAGGTGGTCCGGGTCCTGGTCGAGCAGGGCGTCAGTCTGGTCGCCGACCACGGCGCGGTGGCGTTGACCGACGGCGGCGGTCGACGCCTGCGGACCTGGACGACGGACGCCGTACCGGAGAAGGTCGCCGATCGCTTCGCCGAACTCCCGCTCGACGCGGGCGGCCGGGTGCCGATCGTGGACGCCGTACGGACGGCCCGGCCGATCCGGCTCCCGTCGCTGGCCGCGTTGACCGCCCGTTATCCGGAGTTGGCCGCGACCCAGGCCGAGCCCGGCATCCGGAGTCTGCTGGTGCTGCCGATCCGGGCTGGCGACCGCTGCCTGGGTGCCTTGGCGTTCGCGTTCCACCACGACGACGCGATCTCCCCGGAGGTGGCGTCCATCGCGCAGACCCTGGCCGAACTCGCCGGGCAGGCGGTGGAACGCGCGCAACTGTACGAGGCCGAGCACGCGGCGGCCCACGAACTGCAGCGGTCGCTGCTGCCGGACATCTCCGACGACCTCCCCGGGGTGACCGCCGGCGTCTGCTACCAGCCGGCGGAACGGGGCCGCGACGTCGGCGGTGACTGGTACGACGTGTTCGAACTGCCCGGAAACCGGGTCGCTATCGCTGTCGGGGACGTGGTCGGCCACGGCCTGTCGGCGGCAATCACCATGGGCCGGCTGCAGCAGACGTTACGGTCGGTGGCGCGGACCGGGGCCGCACCAGTCGAGGTGTTGGAGGCGCTGGACACGGCCTGCGGCACGATCGCCGGGGCCGACTACACCACCGTCGGCTACGCCGAGTACAGCCCGACCGACCGGCTGTTGACCTACGCCTGCGCGGGACATCCACCGCCGCTGCTGGTCGCCGACGGCGTCGCCACTTACCTGACCGGCGCCCGGTCCCTACCGTTACGGCTCGTTCCCTGGACGCGCCGGCAGGCACAGCTGCGCGTTCCGGACGGCGCGCTGTTGGTGTGGTACTCCGACGGCCTGATCGAGCGCCGGGACCAAGTGATCGACACCGGGCTGGGTCGGCTGAGCACGATCGCCGCCGGTCTACCCGGTGACGAGCCGCAGCAATGGTGCGACCGGTTGCTCACGGACATGACCGCCGGCCAGGCGATCACCGACGACATCGTGGTGGTCTGTGTACGCCTGGGCGGGCTGCCGACCGATGGAGAACAGGCGACGGTGCTGCGGGCTACCTTGTCGTCGCCGGCGGATCTGGCGGCAACCCGCCAGGCGCTGCGGAGATGGTCGGCCGGGCACGAGATGTCCGCCGACCAGACCGACGCGCTCCTCGCCACCTGCAACGAGGCGTTGATCAACGCGCTGGAGCACGCCTACCACGGTCGGCCGGCCGGCCCGGTCGCGCTGCAGGTGGTGCTGCTCGATCGACAACAGGTACGGGTCGAGGTCACCGATCGGGGTGCGTGGCGGGGGCATTCGTACGGCGACGGCGACCGGGGCCGGGGACTGGACCTGATCAACCGGTTGTCCCGACGGGCGGTGCTGGATCTCAGCGAGGCGGGTACCCGCGTCACCATCACCCTGCCCGGACGGTGA
- a CDS encoding glycosyltransferase, with protein sequence MSRRRRVLVVSIPNEGHLNILKRLVRAHRAEHSFRIVLVDRQTTVPRLGDLAGLTVSVPGCRDFVNTPADRVFDRAYRLFDECLTAARGFDPDLVLYDFCAVEGHLVARYLGVPAWSSIPGLVGPLVDTDYLLRCVRSATNMAAIERLDRRYGLGVDPAGVELVSNSLHLPGDLDVLWSYPSVTPADFRTNRAATGRYQFAGYLSDGWRRPAGRGGRPLIYLSFGTEVLDNLWQAEPRLVGALRRCVAGLAERWGGGEVTVVFPTRGRRILDRYPANWTVCHAVDQQRVLSRADVFVTHGGGNSFHEAILARVPMVVVPFFGDQPLVARQVRRLGIGIDLDAGAGTDRDAPYRLLDVGCADRIADAVARVLDDGSYRDSLAGLRLSAAPLPV encoded by the coding sequence ATGTCGCGACGACGACGGGTGCTGGTCGTCAGTATTCCCAACGAGGGGCATCTCAACATCCTCAAGCGGCTGGTCCGCGCCCACCGGGCCGAGCACAGCTTCCGGATCGTGCTCGTCGACCGGCAGACCACCGTGCCCCGCCTCGGTGACCTCGCCGGACTGACGGTCTCGGTGCCCGGCTGCCGCGACTTCGTCAACACCCCGGCCGACCGGGTGTTCGACCGGGCGTACCGGCTGTTCGACGAGTGCCTGACAGCGGCCCGTGGTTTCGACCCCGACCTGGTCCTGTACGACTTCTGCGCGGTCGAGGGGCACTTGGTCGCCCGGTATCTGGGCGTGCCGGCGTGGAGTTCGATACCGGGCCTGGTCGGGCCGCTGGTCGACACCGACTACCTGCTCCGCTGTGTGCGGTCAGCGACCAACATGGCGGCGATCGAGCGGCTGGACCGGCGGTACGGGCTCGGTGTCGACCCGGCCGGTGTCGAACTCGTCTCCAACAGCCTGCACCTGCCCGGCGACCTCGACGTCCTCTGGTCGTATCCGTCGGTGACCCCGGCCGACTTCCGGACCAACCGGGCGGCCACCGGGCGGTACCAGTTCGCCGGCTACCTCTCCGATGGTTGGCGACGCCCGGCCGGGCGCGGCGGTCGGCCGCTGATCTACCTGTCGTTCGGCACCGAGGTGCTGGACAACCTGTGGCAGGCCGAGCCACGGCTGGTCGGGGCGCTGCGTCGCTGCGTCGCCGGCCTGGCCGAGCGCTGGGGTGGCGGCGAGGTCACCGTCGTGTTTCCCACCAGAGGGCGGCGGATCCTCGACCGTTATCCGGCCAACTGGACCGTCTGTCACGCCGTCGACCAGCAGCGGGTGCTCAGCCGGGCGGACGTGTTCGTCACCCACGGCGGTGGCAACAGCTTTCACGAGGCGATCCTGGCCCGGGTGCCGATGGTCGTCGTACCGTTCTTCGGCGACCAGCCGTTGGTCGCCCGTCAGGTGCGGCGGTTGGGGATCGGGATCGACCTCGACGCGGGCGCGGGCACCGACCGGGACGCGCCGTACCGGTTGCTCGACGTCGGCTGCGCGGACCGGATCGCCGATGCGGTGGCCCGGGTCCTCGACGACGGGTCCTACCGGGACTCGCTGGCCGGGCTGCGGTTGTCGGCCGCGCCGCTGCCGGTGTGA
- a CDS encoding glycoside hydrolase family 3 N-terminal domain-containing protein has product MPRQPTITQRPWRVAELLGRMSLPEKAGLLFHPMIGIGPGGTLATADPDAGLHAAEELVAHQHISHVNLVGSASAGELARWHNRLQELAASTRLGVPVTVSTDPRHARSANPNTAALAGPFSTWPEPLGLAAIGDPELVRRHADTVRREYLAVGIRVALHPQADVATEPRWPRVLGTFGEDPELVSRLTVAYLAGLQGPTLGPGSVAALVKHFPGGGPVRTGEDPHFRYGAEQAYPGGRLAAHLAPFVAAVRAGAAQVMVGYGLPVGTELPPVAFAFNHEVVTGLLRRRLGFDGVICADWGVLTDACFRGEHRPARAWGVEHLDPGQRLRTALHAGVDQFGGEARPDLVVGLVRAGQVTEERIDASAGRVLRDKLRLGLFDQRYVDPERAEAEVGNAAARADGLAAQRACVTLLRNAAPGAHARLPLAAGLRVYAEGPLRAALSPRWTVVSRPDLADVAVLRLAAPYERRAGQIEAYFHAGPLEFPPGALDRVLAIAATVPTVVDVYLDRPAVLTELAARVAALLVSFGVDDAALVDVLAGQAAPAGRLPFDLPRSQRAVLAGQPDAPFDDPDPVFRYGHGLTY; this is encoded by the coding sequence GTGCCCCGCCAGCCGACCATCACCCAGCGACCGTGGCGGGTGGCCGAACTGTTGGGGCGGATGAGCCTGCCGGAAAAGGCGGGGCTGCTGTTCCACCCGATGATCGGCATCGGTCCGGGCGGAACGCTGGCCACCGCCGACCCGGACGCCGGCCTGCACGCCGCCGAGGAACTCGTCGCGCACCAGCACATCAGCCACGTCAACCTGGTCGGCTCCGCGTCGGCCGGGGAGCTGGCCCGTTGGCACAACCGGCTGCAGGAGCTGGCCGCGTCGACCCGGCTCGGCGTACCGGTGACGGTGTCCACCGACCCCCGGCACGCCCGATCGGCCAACCCCAACACAGCGGCGTTGGCCGGCCCGTTCTCCACCTGGCCGGAGCCGCTGGGGCTGGCCGCGATCGGCGACCCGGAGCTGGTCCGGCGACACGCCGACACCGTCCGACGCGAATACCTGGCGGTCGGCATCCGGGTCGCGCTGCACCCGCAGGCCGACGTCGCGACCGAGCCGCGCTGGCCACGCGTACTGGGCACGTTCGGTGAGGACCCGGAGCTGGTCAGCCGGCTCACCGTGGCGTACCTCGCGGGGTTGCAGGGCCCGACGCTCGGACCCGGCAGCGTCGCCGCGCTGGTCAAGCACTTCCCCGGCGGCGGCCCGGTCCGCACCGGCGAGGACCCCCATTTCCGGTACGGCGCCGAGCAGGCCTACCCGGGTGGCCGCCTCGCCGCTCACCTGGCGCCGTTCGTGGCCGCCGTACGGGCCGGCGCCGCGCAGGTGATGGTCGGCTACGGGCTGCCGGTCGGCACCGAGCTGCCGCCGGTCGCGTTCGCGTTCAACCACGAGGTGGTGACCGGCCTGCTGCGCCGCCGGCTCGGCTTCGACGGGGTGATCTGCGCCGACTGGGGGGTGCTGACCGACGCCTGCTTCCGGGGCGAGCACCGGCCGGCCCGCGCCTGGGGCGTCGAGCATCTCGACCCGGGGCAGCGGCTACGGACCGCGTTGCACGCCGGGGTCGACCAGTTCGGCGGTGAGGCCCGCCCGGACCTGGTGGTCGGCCTGGTCCGCGCCGGTCAGGTCACCGAGGAGCGGATCGACGCGTCGGCCGGCCGGGTGCTGCGGGACAAGCTCCGGCTCGGGTTGTTCGACCAGCGGTACGTCGATCCGGAGCGCGCCGAGGCCGAGGTCGGCAACGCGGCGGCCCGCGCCGACGGATTGGCCGCCCAGCGGGCCTGCGTGACGTTGCTGCGCAACGCCGCGCCGGGTGCCCATGCCCGGCTGCCGCTCGCCGCCGGCCTGCGGGTGTATGCCGAAGGGCCGTTGCGGGCCGCCTTGTCGCCCCGCTGGACGGTGGTGTCGCGGCCGGACCTGGCGGACGTGGCGGTGCTCCGGCTGGCCGCGCCGTACGAGCGGCGGGCCGGCCAGATCGAGGCGTACTTCCACGCCGGGCCGCTGGAGTTCCCGCCCGGCGCGCTGGACCGGGTGCTGGCAATCGCGGCGACCGTACCGACCGTGGTCGACGTCTACCTGGACCGGCCGGCGGTGCTGACCGAACTCGCCGCTCGGGTCGCGGCGCTGCTGGTCAGCTTCGGCGTCGACGACGCGGCCCTGGTCGACGTGCTCGCCGGGCAGGCGGCGCCGGCCGGCCGGCTGCCGTTCGACCTGCCCCGCAGTCAGCGGGCGGTGCTGGCCGGGCAACCGGACGCGCCGTTCGACGATCCTGACCCGGTGTTCCGCTACGGCCACGGACTGACGTACTGA